A segment of the Candidatus Delongbacteria bacterium genome:
TCAAGAGCTTACTTATACCGGCTGAGCTTGAGCACCGTGTGCTGGGTGAAGCCGGTTCAATCTGATTGTACTCAATCAGATTGAATGGTTAAATGACGAAATATTCTTAACTCCCCCTGAGAAGGGGGACAAAGGGGGTTGATGTCGATTTTGATCAATCTTTATAAATAGGTTGTATTTTTTTATTTACCTTTATTGGCAAAAAAGGTAATCCCTTTCCAAGCGATGAAGTCGCTGGATCTATTTGAAGAAAATATAATATATCAAATAATTGCATATTAGATTTTTCACAAAAATGCTTTTATAATTATGCTATAGACATTATAAATTGAACTATAAAGTGAGTGTTATTATATTTACAGAAAATCATATCATCTAAGTAGTGTCTGTCTGAAAACAAGATAAAACACTAAATATAAAAGAATTAAGAAGATATTAACTTATTGAATCTTATCTCTGTTTATAAAGTATATGCATTACTTATGAGTTTCAGTACAGCCACTAAGTAATGAAGAAAAAATCTAACATTACTATTGACTAGACATGTACATATTACTACATTTCGAGAAATAACGAAATGAGAGCAGATGAACGAAACTCTAAAACTATTCAAAGCATTGTCAGATCAAACCAGAATGAGAATTTATAATATGGTTTCTGTCAAAGAAATGTGTGTCTGCGAAATTACATCTATTCTAAACCTAGCATTCTCTACAATATCAACTCACCTGAAAATCCTCAAAGAAGCTGGACTAATTGAAGAGAAAAAAGATGGCAAATGGGTTAACTACAAGAAAACTGAATCGCAGAACCCTATTATTGGAAAAATTGATGAGATTATGAAATTACTTAGTGATGAACTAATAGAAAGTGATAGAAAATCGGCTTTACTTGCTGACAGAGTTATAATTTGTGGAGTTGAAAAAAAGGATATCACATGAAAAAAGCTTTATATATATGTTTACTAATCTTATGGTTTGTCTTCTACTACTTCTGGAAGGATATCGTTGACTATGTAATTTTTGAACTTTTCGAAATGGCAAAAGGAGAGCATTTAACGGAAGCGATACATTTCTTCATTTATGACACCGTGAAAGTTAGTATTCTTTTAATTTTAATTGTATTTCTTGTGGGTATAATGAGGTCGT
Coding sequences within it:
- a CDS encoding winged helix-turn-helix transcriptional regulator is translated as MNETLKLFKALSDQTRMRIYNMVSVKEMCVCEITSILNLAFSTISTHLKILKEAGLIEEKKDGKWVNYKKTESQNPIIGKIDEIMKLLSDELIESDRKSALLADRVIICGVEKKDIT